The window CTTTGTCTGGAACTCCAACCACCTGAACATCCTTGACAGCAGGGTGTGTGTATAAAAACTCTTCTATTTCACGCGGATATATATTTTCCCCACCTCTTATTATCATGTCTTTGAGCCTTCCAGTAATTCTCAAATATCCATTTTGGTCTATGTACCCTAAATCCCCTGTGTGAAGCCAACCATCTTGGTCAATTGCCTGCCTCGTTGCCTCAGGCATTTTATAATACCCTTTCATGATATTATAGCCCCTTGCACAAATCTCACCAATTGTCCCGTTTGGCACCTCTTTTTTTGTGTTTACATCAACTATTTTAATCTCAACACCTTCTAATGGCTTCCCCACAGTTGACACTCTAAACTCAAGCGGGTCGTCTACCCTTGTTTGAGTTATCACAGGAGATGCTTCTGTCTGACCATATGCAATTGTTATTTCCTTCATATTCATCTTCTCAACAACTTCCCTCATAACTTTGATAGGACAAGGTGCTCCCGCCATGATACCAGTTCTGAGTGAAGAAAAATCAAACTTGTCAAAATCAGGATGCTGCAGGATTGCAATGAACATTGTTGGTACACCATGAAGAGCCGTACATCTTTCATAGTGGACTGTTTCCATTACCATAAGTGGATTGAAATGGTCAAGAGGTACCATTGTAGCACCTTTTGTTACACAAGCAGTGATGCCCAGTACAAGTCCAAAACAATGGAAAAATGGAACAGGAATACAAAGCCTGTCCTTATGAGTGAGTTTCATGCACTCAGCAATTGCATAAGCGTTGTTTAGAATATTTCTGTGTGTGAGCATAACCCCTTTTGGAAACCCTGTTGTTCCAGAGGTGTACTGCATATTTATAACCTCATCAGGATGCAGGCTTCTTTGTCTTTGGTAAAGATCTTCGTCTGTAACCTTCTTCCCAAGTTCTACAACTTCATTCCAAGTATACATCCCTTTTTGAGGCTCTTCTCCAATGAAAATTAGTCTTTTTAAATATGGTAAATTCGGATTCTCAAGTTTTCCTTTTTCACAAGTAGCAAGCTGAGGATTTAGTTTTTTTACAATCTCAAGATAATTAGAATCTTTAAAACCTTCTATAAATATGAGAGTTGAACTATCTGATTGTTTTAGCAGATATTCAAGTTCGTAGATTTTGTAGTTAGTGTTTACTGTAACCAAAACAGCTCCAATCTTTGCAAGAGCAAAAATAGAGATAAGATATTCTAACCTGTTTGTTGCCCACACAGCAACATGTTCACCTTTTTGAATTCCTATTGCCATAAATCCCTTTGCTGCATCTTCTACCATTTTTTTTAGCTCAGTATATGTGAGATAAATTTTTTTATGATGATAAATTACAGCAAGATTTTCTGCATACTTTTTTGCTATCATATCAAAATAATCAGGAATAGTCATATCAATCAAAGCCATCCTGCCATTGCCCCCTTAAAATTTATAAAGCCTTTTACCTTACTTTGTGAATAAGGTAAAAGGCTTATGACAACTTTAGATTATTATAAATTTTCAATGCATAAATTGTCAACAGAGAAAAACTAAATATACTTCTTAATATGTCC is drawn from Caldicellulosiruptor naganoensis and contains these coding sequences:
- a CDS encoding AMP-binding protein produces the protein MALIDMTIPDYFDMIAKKYAENLAVIYHHKKIYLTYTELKKMVEDAAKGFMAIGIQKGEHVAVWATNRLEYLISIFALAKIGAVLVTVNTNYKIYELEYLLKQSDSSTLIFIEGFKDSNYLEIVKKLNPQLATCEKGKLENPNLPYLKRLIFIGEEPQKGMYTWNEVVELGKKVTDEDLYQRQRSLHPDEVINMQYTSGTTGFPKGVMLTHRNILNNAYAIAECMKLTHKDRLCIPVPFFHCFGLVLGITACVTKGATMVPLDHFNPLMVMETVHYERCTALHGVPTMFIAILQHPDFDKFDFSSLRTGIMAGAPCPIKVMREVVEKMNMKEITIAYGQTEASPVITQTRVDDPLEFRVSTVGKPLEGVEIKIVDVNTKKEVPNGTIGEICARGYNIMKGYYKMPEATRQAIDQDGWLHTGDLGYIDQNGYLRITGRLKDMIIRGGENIYPREIEEFLYTHPAVKDVQVVGVPDKVYGEEIMAFIILKDGAKVSEEEIKEYVRQNLSRHKTPKYVMFVDSFPTTANGKVQKYKLREMAIDMLNLHDAANIETA